The Cheilinus undulatus linkage group 21, ASM1832078v1, whole genome shotgun sequence region CCATGTCCTTCTTTTATGACATCTGGAACAGATAAAAAGGAACCCATGCAACCATTACAAAACTCGCAACCATGTAATACTTAGTAAACCCTAGAgaaagcagagagacagaatcTTAGATGTCGTCTGTGGTATGCAAATATGTGCTGTATGTATTAATCAGCCATGTACTTAAACTCAACCATAAcaggatttttttccatttttttaacagcCCAGATGAGAAATGACCATTCAGACTGTCATCAAggcaaaagccagcatctgtggtGGTGTATTAGTACCCATGGCATGGGTTAATTGCACATTTATAATGTAAATACAGGATGTGCTTTCATTTAGATGGCACCTGGAGTCCGACCTGTCCCCTAATGGGAATGTACTGCGGATTATGAAATGCGAAATATAACAGAAACCTAAAAATGAACGCACACGTCTGTAGAGAACGATCAGCACAGCTTACCTTGTGATGACGCAGAGAGTGATTGTAATCTGAAGCACAACAGCTGTAGCACCACAGAGCACATCTCTGGTAAAAGTCATCCAGGTTGCTGTACAGCAGAATCAGTTTGTTAGTATTTATCAACATGTCcatgtttttaattaaagaCTAATAAATCACTGTAGTTGGAATAAAATGCTCACATTTAGTCTTTATAGTCACATCAGAGGAGTTCTGGCGTCCATGTTTGTTGGCGGCACTGCAGAAATACCGGCCGGTTTGACTAGAGAACAGCAAAGACTGGTGGCCCACGACTTCATCATCATTATCTTTTTTGAACCAGGTGTAATTCTCCACTGGGGGGTTTGCATTGCTGCTGCAGATCAGGGTGAAGTTGCTGCCAGTGTAAACCTCCACGGATGGTGTGACAGACACTAATGTGTTCTTAGGGCCatctacaagaaaaaaaagagctgaactTCATGCATCTCTTATGATATAACGCATTGTATTTTTCAAACGTGTCCTGAATTTCTTTGTAAGGTGCTGATCTTGTGTCCTGTACTCACACTCAACATCAACATGCACGGCTGCTGAGGTTGCTGCTGGTTGTGTCTTCAGAGAACAAGAGTAGTTTCCAGAGTCAGAGATGGATGTGTGGCTTAAATAAAGCACAGGTCCTTCATGTAGGACTTCACCGTTTTTAAACCAGGTGAAAGCAGAGGAAGAGTTGGCGCCATCACAGCTGTTGACACAGGTCAGATTCAAAGGGTCGCCCTCCTTTGTTGATCTGCTCGTGTTGAGTTTTGTCCCAAAAACACTCAAAGCTAGAGGAGAAAAGTACACGGATCAATCTATCAATCAACCTTTTTGacaaatggaagaaaaaacacTAACTGAACAACCCCAGCTaaacttctgagagactctgcctctctaagatgctccttttatacccagtcatgtttctTACCTGTTGCTAATTACCCTCTacaactgtttttcattagtaccacttactttccagccttttgtttctacatcccagcttttttgagatgctgctgccatcaaattcaaaatgagctaatactttacatgaaatggtaaaaagtctgtttcaacatctgatgtgctGCTTGTTCtattgtggataaaatatgggtttatgagatttgcacatcattgtattctatttttatgaaattgtgtacagcgtcccaacttttttaaaaaaactgggGTTGTGCTAAAACTGAGACTACCAATTAAATGTGAATGAAATCAAATACAATTGTAAAAACACCCCAGATAGAGGAGGATTAAAATTGAAGTagtacaaaaattaaaagtgggTTGGCTTTAAGGAGaatacactcctgatcaagaTTTTAAGACCacttgaaaaattgcaagaatttacattttgctccgttggatcttaagaaggttctaagtacagcttcaaaatgcaaatagaagaaatgggagtgagacaaaaaaatgagtaagcAATTTTTTGGTATGTTATCCTTGAGAAAGACTTGTCAACTTTTATGTGTAATTAATTACTTAattgcagagattttttttgtcaaagtagcatatatatatattttttatctcaAGGTAATTTTATATGAGTAATGTTAAGTGTATATGTTGGTGGTCGGGGGGCCACAGGGAAATGTGTCAAAAGGTGGAAAAGAGGTATGATGTGTTCCCTTTATCACAGAGGGAAATATAGAATAAGATGCTCGATGGTCATGAGAGTATAACCCTGTTGATAACACCACCACAGTCCAGGACTTAGAAACACTGCTTCTATTACCCATgttcaaaaaaatactgaaattattTAATAATCATAGAAATAAATGCAATTTCCTCAGTCATCCTACGAGATTCAGAGTTGAATGCCAGTTTCCCATTGATCCATATCACTAAATGCTTGTATTCTTGTTCTCCCAGTCTTTGATTTATTCCTAGCTGTTGTGttagctttttgttttttactttagcATTTTTTAGTACAAGTTTAAGGTCATTTGGGATATCTTGTGTTGTTCTTTTGTGGTTCTTGGCAAAAGTTAGATTTGACTACAACAAGAGGAATACTTACCCACAACCCTTAATGACAGGCTTTTGTTTCGTGTCAAGAAACCTTTGCCTTTGGCCATAAGAAGTCTGACATTGTATTTTCCAGCATCCCTTTTCTCCACTTGGTGTATTTTCAAAGAACAGTTGTGCCGTCTGTCACCAATATACTGAAACCTTGAGCTGACTTGTACCGAATTACTGTCAGAAACTAAACGCTGAGATGTTGCATGACCCCACTTGACGGTCCTCACTGTCTTCATGCCCGgagagaaaaatgaacaaagaaaaaccaCAGAAGAGCCTTTAATCGCACAGATATGCTGCTGTTGATATTCCACTTTCCATGTATTGCAAAGAACACCTGAAAGAGACCAAACCATAAACATTTTAAGAGAATATCACTTTATTTAAGCATGAATAAGATGGAAGATTTGTACTCACCAgtcaaaaacagcagctttagtATACATGTCAGGTTTCTGGGTTTGaggtgcatctttcttgaacgTCAAAACATTAAGGTTTTTACAAAGTTCTGCACATCATCACTTCAGATTTCTACTTTGAATACAAAGGGAAAAAGTGCATTGTTATTTTCCTTCTTTCACAGCCTCATCTGCATACGCTTCCTGTTTTTAACGAACCAAGTAAAATTATGTAGCTTCCACAATGTGAAACAGGTCACTTACACTGCCACATCATTTTTACCACAATCGTACACtgcttcagctttttttttaatttaaacgtGGTTTATGGGAAATAGcccaagcaaaaaaaaaaaaaaaaaaaaaaaatttcctgtGCAAATGAGAGAGCTTTGTTGTGGTCTGAGCACAGCGAGAGTTCAGACTGTAACTGTTGAATGTCGTGTGAAAGCATGAAAGTTTATGTAGGTTTGTTTTTCGCTAGTTGAttctgttaaaatgaaaatgtcacTGTTTCCTATTTGAATAATTACTGACACTGTTACATGAGTGCATGTTTGGATTTGCTTCAGGTCGGTTGGGTACAAAGGCATctgtaaaaataagaatatggtgaaggaggaagatggatggatgggtttaaaagagttttttttatgtcacttttgtCACTCATCCAACTACTATTGCAAAATGCAGGTTGGTAGTGTGCCATACTATTTTTATGAAGCTCAGTGCTAGTTCAAGGGACTTAAACGCCCAGCTGTGATAAGCTGtcagtcagctgacctcatttaTCGCCTTCCAAAAGCTCCCAAAGCCAAtcccagctttccctcaacacagcagtgtgttTAAATTTGACATACTTCTCATTAATCCCTGCTGGTAtgaatgctgatgcaccatgctgctgctgctgcaggcaaagcttaacctcctccaccccagcctgctcctttatagcataaagcttgttgcatcctaattcagatccatgctactatggatgagttgcttttgaacactttttttgttgttgttgtttttttagttcattatgcattgtcataaatgtatctccACATCAGTGATGTATCTCTCCACGTTAAACCATTgctccattttgcaataaaattgttaaatatctgacaagagtgttcctgaatgaagTGAAATTGTCTTTATGAGGGTTTCAGGTATTTGGATTTATTCTATTCTGCCTAATGAAATAGAATGGTCATAACTGTATATTATTGAATAAAAGTGGATTTTATAATGGAATTGAATGCATTAGAGTTAAACACTGATGCCCTAATTTTAATACCCAACAGTAACTTGATAAAGGTCTCATCAGGATGAGTGAATTTCTCtgaggtgtgtctgtgtgtgtgtgtgaactgCACACACATAAACGACATAAGCTGAGATGATCACGGGGTCCCTATAAGTACTGTGAACACGAGGGTCCAGGCAGTGCGCTGACAGTGAGGAGGACCAGCCAGGATCAAGCTGCAGTGTTCGACATGGAGGTGTGTGCTAAACTCGTGTTCCCCATCGTGATCATCTCCCTGCTGCACGCTCACAGTCCGGTTGACGCATGGTACAAGCAGGTGGCCGGTCCGACCTACTACTCGGTGGGCAGAGCGTCCGGCTTGTTGTCCGGTATCCGGAGGTCACCGTACACCAGGAGGGCGGAGCGGACAGTGGAACCACCAGACAGCAGGGAGGCAGTGAGCAATAGCGTGCTAGATGGCTTAACACCGGAGAATTTCCTCCTAAAGACCATGGTCAGTAATTATTAGTTTCATCAGGGCTTAATGGGGTGGATGGCCTTGCCATTACGCATTACGCACGGCGACCTGTAGTTTTGCGCACGGCTTAAAAGTTGCATCAGTGAGGATTTAAGATGTTTTCCTGCTTTATTTTACACAGACCCTCCTCTACGTAGCATAGAAACACGTTTTTCCCACTGATTAATCAAGATGTCGTTTTATTCTTTAGAAACCAAATACATTTTCTCGAGGATTGATGGTTTCTTTGGTCAGGAAGGAAAGTTAGTGTTAAAAGCATTGTATTTCTTGATATTGTGAAGGGGGGTTATACTTTGCTCAAGCTGCCACAAGAATAAATGTCTTGATTTGCAGAGAATATACAGCTGATGCTGTAATCATCCATcccattttatttcattacatgtttttgaatATTTGCCATTTCTCTCTGCAAAGTTTAACTTAAAAAGGTTTAttcaaaaaaggatttttttttcgtATGAATTGTAGTACATATAATTCAACACCGAGGTGGGTTTCTTCTGAGTTCTTCTTGGGTACTATAAATTCCGTACTGTACTGACCAAATACGTCTGCTTCTCTCCACAGTCTGTTTGTTTCAAGGACATTAAACCCGACCTGCAGAGCTGTGAACTCCAGGAACTCAAAGGGTCATTTAGGTGCCAAGCAGAAGTCTTCCTCTCTCTGGACTCCTCAGACTGTGCAGAAAACTGAGTAGAGAAGCAGACCAAGAGCCCTtctatgaaatgtttatttaaaaacgGTGCATTGAAAAGT contains the following coding sequences:
- the LOC121503646 gene encoding B-cell receptor CD22-like, with protein sequence MHLKPRNLTCILKLLFLTGVLCNTWKVEYQQQHICAIKGSSVVFLCSFFSPGMKTVRTVKWGHATSQRLVSDSNSVQVSSRFQYIGDRRHNCSLKIHQVEKRDAGKYNVRLLMAKGKGFLTRNKSLSLRVVALSVFGTKLNTSRSTKEGDPLNLTCVNSCDGANSSSAFTWFKNGEVLHEGPVLYLSHTSISDSGNYSCSLKTQPAATSAAVHVDVEYGPKNTLVSVTPSVEVYTGSNFTLICSSNANPPVENYTWFKKDNDDEVVGHQSLLFSSQTGRYFCSAANKHGRQNSSDVTIKTKSTWMTFTRDVLCGATAVVLQITITLCVITRCHKRRTWMPTVDCEEDVQDTDYVNWLTCDINQSQEDHQREEGPELIYATIDFSST
- the LOC121529171 gene encoding neuropeptide B-like; this encodes MEVCAKLVFPIVIISLLHAHSPVDAWYKQVAGPTYYSVGRASGLLSGIRRSPYTRRAERTVEPPDSREAVSNSVLDGLTPENFLLKTMSVCFKDIKPDLQSCELQELKGSFRCQAEVFLSLDSSDCAEN